The proteins below are encoded in one region of Streptomyces sp. NBC_00490:
- a CDS encoding phage holin family protein, with protein sequence MSAPDGSPVGAERSIGQLFASATTEMSALVHDEIALAKAQLKRDVKRGATSGGAFMVAGGVLVFSLPMLNFALAYGIRTWSDWNMAVCFLLSFAANVLIAGLLALIGVVFAKKAKKSGGAQKTAASMKESASILQNAKPHPRPELTQDRVPEAIEAVARSSS encoded by the coding sequence ATGAGCGCACCCGACGGCAGCCCGGTCGGCGCCGAACGCAGCATCGGCCAGCTGTTCGCCTCGGCGACGACCGAGATGTCCGCACTGGTGCATGACGAGATCGCGCTGGCCAAGGCGCAGCTCAAGCGGGACGTGAAGCGCGGCGCGACGAGCGGCGGCGCGTTCATGGTGGCCGGCGGGGTGCTGGTGTTCTCGCTGCCGATGCTGAACTTCGCCCTGGCGTACGGCATCCGCACCTGGAGCGACTGGAACATGGCGGTCTGCTTCCTGCTGTCCTTCGCGGCGAACGTGCTCATCGCGGGGCTGCTGGCGCTGATCGGCGTGGTCTTCGCGAAGAAGGCGAAGAAGAGCGGCGGCGCGCAGAAGACCGCCGCGTCGATGAAGGAGTCGGCGAGCATCCTGCAGAACGCCAAGCCGCATCCGCGGCCGGAGCTGACGCAGGACCGTGTCCCGGAGGCCATCGAAGCTGTGGCACGCTCGTCGTCATGA